Genomic window (Nitrospirota bacterium):
GATGCGTATGCCGCAGATGCCCTCGGCGGCACAGGTCAGAAATTTAATTGGGACATTGCGGTGGAGGCAAAACAGTTCGGCAGGATCATCCTTGCCGGAGGACTGACACCGGACAATATCCGTGATGCCATTGCCCATGTAAGACCCTACGGAGTTGATGTGAGCAGCGGAGTTGAGCGGGAAAAGGGCAAAAAAGATCATCAGAAGATGAAGCTCTTTATCGAACGGGCTAAAGAAGCGCTGGCTGCTGGCTGATAGCGATAGGAAAAATGCAGCGGTCCGGCTATTTATGCCTGAACGGCTTTAGCCTTAAGCCCTTTACGCTTAGCCGACCCCTTGTCTTCTGAACTGACTTTGATCACGGTTTTGACATTGCCACGCGGATTAAAATCACCGACAACCTCAAGAAATCTCGGCTTCAGCTTTTTTTCGAGTTCGCCAAAGACCTTATTGGTGATCTCCTCGTGGGATATGTGCATATTTCTGAAAGAGTTGAGATAAAGTTTCAGAGATTTTAGTTCTACAATTTTCCTGTCCGGCACGTAGGTTACGGTGATCATGGCAAAGTCAGGATATCCTGACCTCGGGCAGAGGCAGGTGAATTCCGGATAATTGATAGTGATCTCGTAATCGCGTTCCGGGTTCGGATTGTCCCAGATCTCAAGCTTCGCCTTTTGTATTGATATTTCTCCGTATTTCATAGTGAAATCTATCATGTGCAGTAAGGAATTGTAAAGTGCTCTCTTGACAAAGATAAATCGGTTTTTGTAAGTTACTACAGTATCTCTGCAAGCAAAAAAACAACCCCGCGTGATAGGCATAACCTTCCGCGAATAAAAAACCTGACGTTAAAACCCGGATGAGGAGTAATTTATGGGAAACATCTCAATTTCTGAACTCAAGGACAAAACCATTGATGAGCTTACTACTGTTGCCAAGGAACTGAAGGTCGAAGGCGCTTCAGGCCTCAGAAAACAGGACCTGATCTTCGCTATTCTCCAGGCACAGACAGAAAAGACCGGCAATGTCTTTTCCGCCGGAGTCCTTGAAATACTCCCTGACGGATTCGGATTCCTCAGATCACCTGACTACAGCTACCTTCCAGGACCTGATGATATCTATGTTTCTCCTTCCCAGATCCGCAGATTCAACCTCAGGACCGGAGACCTGATCTCAGGGCAGATAAGGCCACCGAAGGAGTCTGAGAGATATTTTGCTCTTCTCAAAGTTGAGGCGATCAACCACGAATCTCCTGAGGAAAATGTAAATCGCCCTCTTTTTGACAACCTCATCCCCTACTATCCGACCGAAAGAATACGCCTTGAATATGATTCTACGGACTACTCAACGCGTGTAATGGACCTGGTTACGCCTATCGGCATGGGCCAGAGAGGCATGATCGTCGCTGCTCCCAGGACAGGCAAGACCGTTCTGCTTCAGTCCATTGCAAAGGCTATCAAGAAGAACCACAGGGATATTCATCTCATCATCCTGCTTATTGATGAGCGGCCAGAAGAAGTGACCGACTGGAAGCGGCAGGTCTCTACCGCAGAGATTATCAGCTCGACCTTTGACGAGCCGCCCCAGAGACATGTCCAGGTTTCGGAGATGGTCATTGAGCGGGCAAAACGCCTTGTCGAAAGCAAGAGAAATGTCGTGATCCTTCTTGACAGTATTACCAGACTTGCGAGGGCTTACAATGCAATCATGCCGACAAGCGGCAAAGTCCTTTCAGGCGGACTTGATTCTAATGCGCTCCAGAGGCCGAAACGGTTTTTCGGCGCTGCAAGAAATATCGAGACCGGCGGCAGCCTCACGATCCTTGCAACCGCGCTTATTGATACCGGCAGCAGAATGGATGATGTCATCTTTGAAGAGTTTAAGGGAACAGGCAACATGGAGCTGCATCTTGACCGGAAACTCGTTGAAAAGAGAATCTTCCCGACCATTGACATCAATGCCTCCGGAACAAGAAAAGAAGAACTGCTGGTAGAAAAAGATCTGCTAAACAGGATCTGGATCGTCAGAAAGGTGCTGAACTCCCTCAGCACGGTAGAGAGCATGGAGTTTCTCTTAGGCAAGCTGTCCGGCACAAAGGCCAATAAAGACTTCTTCGATATGATGAATAAATAACTGCCATGAAAAGCCGGAAGAGCGCTTAGGTGCTCCTTCCGGCATTTTCAATCACCC
Coding sequences:
- the queF gene encoding NADPH-dependent 7-cyano-7-deazaguanine reductase QueF, translated to MKYGEISIQKAKLEIWDNPNPERDYEITINYPEFTCLCPRSGYPDFAMITVTYVPDRKIVELKSLKLYLNSFRNMHISHEEITNKVFGELEKKLKPRFLEVVGDFNPRGNVKTVIKVSSEDKGSAKRKGLKAKAVQA
- the rho gene encoding transcription termination factor Rho codes for the protein MSISELKDKTIDELTTVAKELKVEGASGLRKQDLIFAILQAQTEKTGNVFSAGVLEILPDGFGFLRSPDYSYLPGPDDIYVSPSQIRRFNLRTGDLISGQIRPPKESERYFALLKVEAINHESPEENVNRPLFDNLIPYYPTERIRLEYDSTDYSTRVMDLVTPIGMGQRGMIVAAPRTGKTVLLQSIAKAIKKNHRDIHLIILLIDERPEEVTDWKRQVSTAEIISSTFDEPPQRHVQVSEMVIERAKRLVESKRNVVILLDSITRLARAYNAIMPTSGKVLSGGLDSNALQRPKRFFGAARNIETGGSLTILATALIDTGSRMDDVIFEEFKGTGNMELHLDRKLVEKRIFPTIDINASGTRKEELLVEKDLLNRIWIVRKVLNSLSTVESMEFLLGKLSGTKANKDFFDMMNK